A stretch of DNA from Aliarcobacter thereius LMG 24486:
AGCAATGGCTGGTCTTGCTCCAAGACTTAGTTATGCAATTATTGGTTATGGTATTTTAATATCATTTGGGACAAGTTATATTGTTTCTTTAATATTATAAACAACTATTTTACTTAAGATTAACTATATTTTAGTAATATACAAAAAAATTTAAAAAGGAAAAAAATGTTAAAGCAAATAAAATTGGCTTTACTTTTATCTCTGTTTCTTGCAATATTTGCACAAGCAGATTTTATAAAGTTAAAACAAAACGAAATTTCAGAATTTGAAAAATTAGAGCTTTTCAAAAGAGCAAATATTAAAGTTGAGAAAGGTTTTGATACAGGAACATTTTATCTTCTTAGTATAAGTGTTCAAGGGAATAAAGATGAAGTTTTTCTTACAAAAGATAAAAAATATATTATAAGTGGTTCAGTTATTGAAAGCTCAAGTGGAAAACCTCTTAAAGCTCCTGCTGATTTATCTTCTTTAAAAGGTAAAGAAGTATTTACTTATGGAAATGGGAAAGAAGAGTTAATCTTATTTACAGATCCAGAATGTCCTTATTGTAAAAAATTTGAGTCATATTTTCCTCAATTAAAAGATAAAGTAAAAATCAAAGTATTTTTCTATCCTTTAGATTTTCATCCAAAAGCAAGAGAAATAAGTAAATATATTTTAAGTAAAAAAACAGAAAAAGAGAAGATAGATGCTTTCTTTGAGTTTGATATAGGAAGTGATTTATCAAAAGTTGATAATGCTAAATATTCAAAAACAGAAGAAGAAAGATTAAATAAACTTTTAAATGAACAAATTGACTTAGGTATAAAACTTGGTGTTCAAGGAACTCCTTCTTTATATGATAAAAATGGTCAAAATGTAATTTGGATACAACTTTTAGATAAATATGGAATTAAATTAGATTAAGATTTATTCTATTTTTATTTATTTTGGTTAGAATTTCAGCCTTAGGTCTCAGGTTGAGATTCCACCATTAATTTTTTTAAATTTAATGAATGGACAAAATTAAACTATAATTTTGGAGATTCATTTGAATAATCAAAATCACTGTATATCAATCTTTACAGGAAATTTACCTCCATCAAAAGCTCTCTTTTTAAGATTAGAAAATGCATTTTTAATCTGTAATACTTATGAGATAATTGAAATTGTCTCTTTCAAAGAGTTTATTGAGACAGAACTTCGTGCTTGGGCAAGATTAAAAGGACATCTTTATTTAGGTAGAGAAAAACTAAAGAATCAATACTCTTACAAAATACAAAAAATAGTAAAAAATGACTACCTACAAAAAGCATCATGGGGAAAAAAGATGCAAGGAATAGATACTTCCAATCCAAAATTAAAAGATTTGGATTTAAGCGATGATATTCTTGTAAAAGCTCCTGATAATAACGGTCTTTTAACAAGAGGAATAGTTACACAAGAAAATAGCCCAATTTATGATTTTGAATTATCTTATAAGGAGCAAGTTTGGTCAAATCCTATTTCTGTTTTATATGAAGAGGGTAAAAATTTACAATGGAATGCAACAACAGATATTCCTTGGAATGAAATCCCAAATCTAAATCCTATTTTAGAAAGAGCAATTTGTCAAATTATGACTTATTTAGTAGAAAATGAATTCTCTGCTTTATATATTCCAGCAAAATTTGTTAGTAAAATAAATCCATATTATATGGAAGTTCCCCTGTTTTTATCATCTTTAATGAATGATGAAGCAAGACATATTGAAGTTTTTACAAAACGAGCAAATGCAAATGGTGGAGGTTTTCAATACTCAAGTGAAGTTACACAAAAATCTCTTTTTTCTTTATTTAAAGAAGATGATTATATAAAAAGCTCTTTTTTACTTCATGTTATGGGGGAAGGAACTTTTGTTGATTTATTAAGTTTTTTAGAAAAATATATGCCAGATGAAGCTACAAAAAAGATTATAAGACTATCAAAAAGAGATGAAATGCGTCATGTTGCTTATGGGATTGAACATGTAAAATCTGCCATTGAACAAAACCCAAATAGAATAAATGCTCTTAAAAATACGGCTTTTAAAAGAAAAGAGTTTATGGATGAAGTAAATGGAGAATCATCTTTACTTATTGAGTCCCTAGCTATTTTAGCAGGAGGAAGTGATGAGCCAGATGCTTATAAAAGAGGTTTTGATTTAGTTGAAGAGTTAAAACAAAAGATGAATGAAAATAGAGTAAAAAGATTGATAAATATAGGTATGGATGAAGATTTAGCAAATGATATCTCCAAAGTACACACCCCAAATTTTATGTAATAGGAAAATTAGATGTCAAATTTATATAATGAAATGTTAGATTTTGCAAAAAAAAATATTGCACCATTTACAGATGTTGTTGATAGTGAAGCAAGATTCCCATTTGAAAGTTTTGAAGCTATAAAAGATAAAAAACTAACAGGACTTTTAGTTCCAAAAGAGTACGGAGGAATGGATCTTGGTTTTTATGAACATACGCAAACTGTTTTAGCATTTGCAAATTATTGTGCAACAACAGCATTGTGCTATATGATGCATAATGTTGCTACAAATTGTTTAGCAACTCATGGAAGTGAAGAGTTAAAAAAAGAGTTTTTACCAAAAATTGCAAATGGTGAGATTATGTTGGCTTTAGCATATAGTGAAAGTGGGACAGGAACTCATTTTTATAATCCAGAAATCAAAGTTACTAAAGATGGACAAATTTTAAGTATGAATGGAAGAAAAAGTTTTGTTACATCAGCACAATATGCAGATTATTATTTAATTGATGCAAACTCATTTGATAGTGAAGGACTAGATAATTGGCTGGTTTCAAAAGATTTAGCAGGAATTAATTTTGAACATAATGCTTGGAATGGATTGGGTATGAGAGGAAATGCTTCTTGTCCAATGATTTTAGAAAATGTAAAAATTGATGAAAGATTTAGAATTGGAGCAGCAGGAAGTGGATTAGATCAAATATTTAATACTGTTGGTCCATTTTTTATAATGGGATTAGCAGCTGTTTATAGTGGAGTTGCATTAAATGCAAGTAATTCAATAATTGATTACTCAATGAATAGAAAATATAGTGATAATTCAGCACTTTGTGGTATTCCAACTGTTCAAAATCATATTTCAGATATTTATTCAAAAGCTGCAAGTGCAAAATACTTTACATTAAGTGCAGCAAAAAGTGTAATTGAAGCAGACCCAATGGCACAAGCAAATGTATTAGCAGCAAGAATTCATGCTTCATCTATGGCTGTTGATGTTTGTACAACTGCCATGAAAATTGGTGGAGGAACTGCTTACGCCAAAAGAATAAATATAGAAAGACTTCTAAGAGACTCTTTAGCTGCTGCTGTTATGGCACCAAGTACTGATGTTCTTACAACTTGGCTTGGAAAAGCTTTAACAAATCAAGAGATAATTTAAGGAGAAAAAATGAAAAAACCAATAGTTGTAGGATCTGTTGCATATGATCCAAAAATAGTAACAATATGGGATATTATTAGAGATTATTTTAATGAAAATGGTGTAAGACTTGATTATGTACTTTTTTCAAATTATGAAGCACAAATTGAGTATTTATTAAGTGGTAAAATAGATTTAGCTTGGAATACAAATGTTGCTTGGGTAAGAACTTATGAACTAAGTAATCATAAAGCACAAGCACTTTTAATGAGAGATACTGATATTGATTTCAAATCTGTATTTATTGCAAAAACA
This window harbors:
- a CDS encoding DsbC family protein gives rise to the protein MLKQIKLALLLSLFLAIFAQADFIKLKQNEISEFEKLELFKRANIKVEKGFDTGTFYLLSISVQGNKDEVFLTKDKKYIISGSVIESSSGKPLKAPADLSSLKGKEVFTYGNGKEELILFTDPECPYCKKFESYFPQLKDKVKIKVFFYPLDFHPKAREISKYILSKKTEKEKIDAFFEFDIGSDLSKVDNAKYSKTEEERLNKLLNEQIDLGIKLGVQGTPSLYDKNGQNVIWIQLLDKYGIKLD
- a CDS encoding ferritin-like domain-containing protein, encoding MNNQNHCISIFTGNLPPSKALFLRLENAFLICNTYEIIEIVSFKEFIETELRAWARLKGHLYLGREKLKNQYSYKIQKIVKNDYLQKASWGKKMQGIDTSNPKLKDLDLSDDILVKAPDNNGLLTRGIVTQENSPIYDFELSYKEQVWSNPISVLYEEGKNLQWNATTDIPWNEIPNLNPILERAICQIMTYLVENEFSALYIPAKFVSKINPYYMEVPLFLSSLMNDEARHIEVFTKRANANGGGFQYSSEVTQKSLFSLFKEDDYIKSSFLLHVMGEGTFVDLLSFLEKYMPDEATKKIIRLSKRDEMRHVAYGIEHVKSAIEQNPNRINALKNTAFKRKEFMDEVNGESSLLIESLAILAGGSDEPDAYKRGFDLVEELKQKMNENRVKRLINIGMDEDLANDISKVHTPNFM
- a CDS encoding acyl-CoA dehydrogenase family protein — protein: MSNLYNEMLDFAKKNIAPFTDVVDSEARFPFESFEAIKDKKLTGLLVPKEYGGMDLGFYEHTQTVLAFANYCATTALCYMMHNVATNCLATHGSEELKKEFLPKIANGEIMLALAYSESGTGTHFYNPEIKVTKDGQILSMNGRKSFVTSAQYADYYLIDANSFDSEGLDNWLVSKDLAGINFEHNAWNGLGMRGNASCPMILENVKIDERFRIGAAGSGLDQIFNTVGPFFIMGLAAVYSGVALNASNSIIDYSMNRKYSDNSALCGIPTVQNHISDIYSKAASAKYFTLSAAKSVIEADPMAQANVLAARIHASSMAVDVCTTAMKIGGGTAYAKRINIERLLRDSLAAAVMAPSTDVLTTWLGKALTNQEII